A single region of the Mechercharimyces sp. CAU 1602 genome encodes:
- the bshA gene encoding N-acetyl-alpha-D-glucosaminyl L-malate synthase BshA: MRIGITCYPTHGGSGVVATELGKLLAERGHQVHFITYDMPFRLGGFHHNIHYHAVEANHYALFRYPPYDLSLASRMAQVAKQHQLDILHVHYAVPHAICAYLAKQMSDQNFKVVTTLHGTDITILGEDPSLKDIITFGIQQSDAVTAVSGALIQQTHDLLCAQKSIERIYNFVDHRMYYPRDVTDIRSQYAREDEHILFHMSNFRPVKRIGDVIRIFERVQQEVPARLLLVGEGPELPKMREEVEKMGLSKKVCFLGKQDEVARLISLADLLLLPSEKESFGLVALEAMACGVPTIGSTADGIPEVVKNGETGWLAEVGEVEEMATKAITLLTDRDQYQAFSQNGLARSRDTFCGDRIVDQYEVLYQRVLEETQ, encoded by the coding sequence ATGCGAATTGGAATTACATGTTATCCGACCCACGGTGGTTCCGGGGTTGTGGCAACAGAATTGGGTAAGTTGTTAGCAGAACGGGGACACCAGGTTCATTTTATTACTTACGACATGCCCTTTCGGCTGGGCGGCTTTCATCATAATATTCATTACCATGCAGTGGAGGCAAACCACTACGCGCTTTTTCGTTATCCTCCCTATGATTTATCCCTTGCAAGTCGGATGGCGCAAGTAGCAAAACAACATCAGTTGGATATCCTACATGTTCATTATGCAGTGCCACATGCCATCTGTGCTTATTTAGCGAAACAAATGTCAGACCAAAACTTCAAAGTGGTGACCACACTACATGGCACGGATATCACTATTTTGGGAGAAGACCCTTCGCTAAAAGATATTATTACTTTTGGGATCCAACAAAGCGATGCTGTTACAGCTGTGTCTGGAGCGTTAATTCAGCAAACCCATGATCTTTTGTGTGCGCAAAAATCGATTGAGCGAATTTATAACTTTGTGGATCATCGCATGTATTATCCCCGCGATGTAACAGATATTCGCTCGCAATATGCCCGAGAAGACGAACACATCCTCTTTCATATGTCGAACTTCCGTCCTGTTAAACGTATTGGCGATGTGATCCGTATTTTTGAGCGTGTTCAGCAAGAAGTTCCCGCTCGTCTGTTGCTTGTAGGGGAGGGGCCGGAGCTTCCGAAGATGAGAGAAGAAGTGGAGAAGATGGGTTTAAGTAAAAAAGTGTGTTTCCTCGGGAAGCAAGATGAAGTGGCCCGTTTAATTTCATTGGCAGACTTGCTGCTGCTTCCATCAGAGAAAGAGAGCTTTGGTCTAGTCGCATTGGAGGCGATGGCTTGTGGGGTTCCCACGATCGGTTCCACAGCCGACGGTATTCCTGAAGTAGTAAAGAATGGAGAAACCGGTTGGCTCGCAGAAGTAGGAGAGGTGGAAGAGATGGCGACAAAAGCGATCACGTTATTAACGGATAGAGACCAATACCAGGCTTTTTCTCAAAATGGGTTGGCTCGCTCTCGCGATACCTTTTGTGGTGATCGAATTGTGGACCAGTATGAGGTATTGTACCAACGTGTGCTGGAAGAAACACAGTAA
- the bshB1 gene encoding bacillithiol biosynthesis deacetylase BshB1 — MHNEMITNILAFGAHPDDVEIGAGGILAKHTSAGYRAAICDLTAAELSSNGNPILRQQEAEQASHLLGLHTRINLGIADRAIGNHHSEDVAAVIRRLRPEIVLLPFGSDRHPDHVAAHHLIQAALFDAGIGKKEIGGLPPHRVNKVYCYFINQIAEPDIIVDISDVYEKKTKAIHAYQSQFFRGTEEVATPLNQGTYLQMIQGRDQLWGHQIGVSYGEGLATLRPLAMPWLLDQKRGG; from the coding sequence ATGCATAACGAGATGATCACCAATATCCTTGCTTTTGGTGCCCACCCAGATGATGTAGAGATTGGAGCGGGGGGTATTCTAGCTAAACATACATCTGCGGGTTATCGAGCTGCCATCTGTGATTTAACAGCCGCAGAACTCTCTTCTAACGGCAACCCAATATTACGCCAGCAGGAAGCGGAGCAAGCTTCACACCTCCTCGGCTTACATACGCGTATAAATCTAGGGATTGCTGATCGCGCTATCGGGAACCACCATAGTGAAGACGTAGCTGCCGTTATTCGTCGTCTTCGACCAGAGATCGTCTTACTCCCGTTTGGAAGCGATCGGCATCCGGATCATGTAGCTGCGCATCACCTCATACAAGCAGCCCTTTTCGATGCTGGTATCGGAAAGAAAGAGATCGGTGGACTGCCGCCCCATCGTGTAAATAAAGTATACTGCTATTTTATCAATCAAATTGCGGAGCCTGATATCATCGTGGATATCAGCGATGTTTATGAGAAGAAAACAAAGGCCATTCATGCATACCAGAGTCAATTTTTCAGGGGAACAGAAGAGGTGGCAACACCACTAAATCAGGGAACCTATCTTCAGATGATCCAGGGAAGAGACCAGCTATGGGGCCATCAGATCGGTGTTTCTTATGGAGAAGGATTAGCAACTCTGCGCCCGCTAGCCATGCCTTGGTTACTGGATCAAAAGAGGGGAGGGTAA
- the panD gene encoding aspartate 1-decarboxylase translates to MFRHMMKAKIHRATVTEANLNYVGSVTIDEDILDQVDILPNEQVQIVNNNNGARLETYVIPGERGSGVICLNGAAARLVQPGDKVIIISYALLNEDEIKSHQPRVAIMGEGNRLEEVIGEEIHATVL, encoded by the coding sequence ATGTTCCGCCACATGATGAAGGCTAAAATTCATCGTGCCACGGTGACTGAGGCCAACCTTAATTATGTTGGTAGTGTGACCATCGATGAAGATATCTTAGATCAAGTAGATATATTACCAAATGAACAAGTACAGATCGTCAACAATAATAATGGCGCTCGCTTAGAAACGTATGTGATTCCAGGAGAACGTGGTAGCGGTGTCATCTGTCTCAATGGCGCAGCAGCTCGCTTGGTACAGCCGGGTGATAAAGTAATTATCATCTCCTATGCCCTTTTAAATGAAGATGAAATCAAATCCCATCAACCACGTGTTGCCATTATGGGTGAAGGCAATCGCCTTGAAGAAGTGATTGGTGAAGAGATTCACGCAACGGTATTATAA
- a CDS encoding CCA tRNA nucleotidyltransferase: MTCSAYEVALCVLHTLEKAGYPAYLVGGCVRDRLLQKEPVDYDITTRAHPEKVMELFTHTIPTGLAHGTVTVLMDGHAIEVTTFRTEEGYSDHRRPDRVTFVTDLTADLARRDFTINAIAEDCRGERFDPFEGQADLASRVIRTVGEASARFQEDALRMVRAIRFATQLDFVIETKTRSAIAHNGSLLHTVAVERVTRELEKMWGSAQPAHGLKAITELGLWNHLPPMNSWEGKGKDLPVWMVSVNSITSPYQWWALLLSLLQVPVEHADKRMRQLRVNHKVVQEVALRYQLAYSFPAAITERRGKKLLLTHGVSAVLEGCELAIVLRQLPSSLYPSFQRWKDELVVTHLSQLEINGGCLRSIIPRPPGPWLGNTLDELLLRVACAEIPNEREYLLKEGIRLAKTYS, from the coding sequence ATGACGTGTTCTGCCTATGAAGTAGCCCTTTGTGTCCTCCATACATTAGAAAAAGCAGGTTATCCTGCTTATCTTGTTGGAGGATGTGTACGAGATCGATTGCTTCAAAAAGAACCAGTCGATTACGATATTACTACCAGAGCTCATCCAGAAAAAGTGATGGAACTTTTCACCCACACCATACCGACAGGCCTCGCTCATGGAACCGTTACGGTTTTAATGGATGGGCATGCTATTGAAGTAACCACATTTCGCACAGAAGAAGGGTATTCGGATCATCGCCGCCCAGACCGTGTCACTTTTGTAACTGATTTAACAGCAGATTTAGCTCGCCGAGATTTTACTATTAATGCGATTGCAGAGGATTGCAGAGGTGAAAGGTTTGACCCGTTTGAGGGTCAAGCAGATTTAGCAAGTAGAGTTATCCGAACGGTGGGAGAAGCGAGTGCTCGTTTTCAAGAAGATGCTCTTCGCATGGTGCGTGCCATTCGCTTTGCTACTCAATTAGATTTTGTAATCGAAACAAAAACACGCTCGGCAATAGCGCATAATGGTTCACTCTTACATACTGTCGCGGTTGAACGAGTTACACGTGAGTTGGAGAAGATGTGGGGGTCAGCACAGCCGGCTCATGGACTAAAAGCAATAACAGAGTTAGGCTTATGGAACCACCTTCCCCCAATGAACAGCTGGGAAGGAAAGGGGAAAGATCTTCCTGTGTGGATGGTATCCGTAAATAGTATAACGAGTCCGTATCAGTGGTGGGCACTCCTATTATCTCTGCTTCAAGTACCTGTAGAACATGCAGACAAGCGTATGCGACAATTACGAGTAAATCATAAAGTGGTACAGGAAGTGGCACTTCGCTATCAACTAGCGTACTCTTTTCCTGCTGCCATCACGGAGAGAAGAGGTAAGAAACTATTGCTTACACATGGTGTAAGTGCCGTATTAGAAGGATGTGAATTGGCGATAGTATTGCGTCAACTGCCCAGCTCGCTATATCCTTCTTTTCAGCGCTGGAAAGACGAGCTCGTAGTAACTCATCTCAGTCAGTTGGAAATTAACGGGGGATGCTTGCGATCTATCATCCCACGCCCCCCTGGACCATGGTTAGGTAACACGTTGGACGAGCTGTTGCTACGTGTGGCGTGTGCAGAAATCCCCAATGAGCGGGAGTACTTGTTGAAGGAGGGCATACGTCTTGCCAAAACCTATTCGTGA
- a CDS encoding nuclear transport factor 2 family protein, whose amino-acid sequence MTSESRVLTQKQIAESFSNGDFEPSFPCLAKTIEWNIVGDKTIEGKEAVIEECKQTSDYFKTITTNFTTLNVISEKNRVAVNGTAEFIRDGQRLSFVSACDVYTFNDKHELQRIDSYCIK is encoded by the coding sequence ATGACGTCAGAAAGCCGTGTTCTCACGCAAAAACAGATAGCAGAGTCATTTTCCAATGGTGATTTTGAGCCTTCTTTTCCATGTCTAGCAAAAACCATTGAATGGAATATCGTTGGTGACAAAACCATAGAAGGTAAAGAAGCTGTAATAGAAGAATGCAAGCAAACTTCAGATTATTTCAAAACTATAACCACTAATTTTACTACACTAAATGTCATTTCCGAAAAAAATCGCGTTGCCGTAAATGGAACAGCTGAATTTATTCGCGATGGCCAACGATTATCTTTTGTGTCAGCTTGTGATGTGTATACGTTTAATGATAAACATGAACTGCAAAGAATTGATTCCTATTGTATTAAATGA
- a CDS encoding biotin--[acetyl-CoA-carboxylase] ligase: MPKPIRDHLLQVLLDRSSDYLSGTALSSQLGCSRTAIWKHINELRADGYEIEARPNQGYRLCNQPDRMEAAEIKALLHTKSFGQSIRYYSSLDSTQTAAHQWARSGAEEGALVVAEEQTAGRGRLGRSWHSPAQTGIWMSLILRPPIPLTLAPQLTLLASVAVAQGIEQATGVSASIKWPNDLLLEGKKVCGILTELRGEQDQIDYVILGIGINAKGVTHEWPEEIRERATILPTTKRKWRRAELTALILYSLEMLYQQYMDEGFAPIRTQWEARSSMLGERINARTGKGFVEGIACGLNDHGALVVTTSEGEQHLLYSAEIERQA, translated from the coding sequence TTGCCAAAACCTATTCGTGACCATCTGTTACAGGTTCTACTGGATCGTTCGTCTGATTATCTATCTGGCACGGCTTTAAGTAGTCAGCTCGGATGTAGCCGCACAGCAATTTGGAAACATATAAATGAACTGCGTGCCGACGGCTATGAGATTGAAGCTCGTCCTAACCAAGGTTACCGTTTATGCAACCAACCTGATCGGATGGAAGCAGCTGAGATTAAAGCTCTTCTTCATACCAAAAGTTTTGGCCAGTCGATCCGTTATTACTCTAGCCTTGATTCTACCCAAACGGCAGCCCATCAATGGGCACGATCTGGAGCCGAGGAGGGGGCGCTTGTGGTAGCGGAAGAGCAGACAGCAGGTCGTGGTCGTTTAGGGCGAAGCTGGCACTCTCCCGCCCAAACAGGTATTTGGATGAGCTTAATCTTGCGGCCGCCGATTCCGCTTACTCTGGCTCCGCAATTAACCTTGCTCGCCTCTGTTGCAGTTGCACAAGGGATTGAGCAGGCAACCGGGGTTTCTGCCTCCATTAAATGGCCTAACGATTTGCTTTTAGAGGGGAAAAAGGTTTGTGGAATTTTAACCGAACTACGAGGTGAGCAAGATCAAATCGACTATGTGATCTTAGGGATCGGTATCAATGCTAAGGGGGTCACCCATGAGTGGCCAGAAGAAATTCGAGAACGTGCGACGATCCTTCCTACTACAAAGCGAAAATGGAGGCGCGCAGAACTTACAGCATTGATCTTGTACTCTTTGGAAATGCTATACCAACAGTATATGGATGAAGGATTTGCTCCTATTCGCACACAGTGGGAAGCACGTTCTTCCATGTTGGGGGAGCGCATTAATGCTCGCACTGGGAAAGGATTTGTAGAGGGAATTGCCTGTGGATTAAACGATCATGGTGCACTCGTCGTGACAACAAGTGAAGGTGAACAGCACCTTCTGTACTCGGCTGAAATTGAGCGGCAAGCTTAA
- a CDS encoding sporulation protein YpjB has product MRVWRVWSIFFCILIILAITEPIDKTTAAPTSWTKQTAKIEAFVQDKKWKAARNEIRKLADSFAQADFTDYSISVEAVHVLSESIIRTDQALSQVKLNPRSVQWEANRLHLAFDALEHDHQPQWHQMYEIMEKDIQEIKAGIKANQSDVVESKIGQLRHHYEWIYPALVIDRSQTTVKKIDSLMIYLDKQVKEGNMENLMPAVEHFQGLLYPLYYGPESDVSAWVQEEESINTLVIIWLGGMIVLVLAYASWVMLREEKRRQERVPRGQV; this is encoded by the coding sequence ATGAGAGTGTGGAGAGTGTGGAGCATCTTTTTTTGCATCCTCATTATTTTAGCTATAACCGAACCGATCGATAAAACAACTGCCGCACCTACATCATGGACAAAACAGACTGCCAAAATAGAAGCATTTGTTCAAGATAAAAAATGGAAAGCGGCACGTAACGAAATTCGAAAACTAGCAGATTCCTTTGCTCAAGCAGATTTTACCGACTATTCGATCTCAGTAGAGGCGGTTCATGTATTATCTGAGTCGATTATCCGAACGGATCAAGCATTGAGTCAAGTAAAGCTTAATCCGCGATCAGTCCAATGGGAGGCAAATCGCCTTCATTTGGCATTTGATGCACTCGAACACGATCATCAACCACAATGGCACCAAATGTACGAAATAATGGAAAAGGATATACAGGAGATTAAAGCTGGAATCAAAGCTAATCAATCCGACGTTGTGGAGTCTAAAATAGGACAACTTCGACATCACTACGAATGGATTTACCCTGCCTTAGTCATTGATCGTAGTCAAACGACGGTGAAAAAGATAGATTCTTTAATGATTTATTTAGATAAACAGGTGAAGGAAGGAAATATGGAAAACCTCATGCCAGCGGTTGAGCACTTTCAAGGTTTGCTATATCCCTTATACTATGGACCGGAAAGTGATGTAAGTGCATGGGTACAAGAGGAAGAGAGTATCAATACCCTGGTTATCATTTGGCTGGGGGGAATGATCGTACTTGTACTCGCTTATGCTAGTTGGGTGATGCTACGAGAGGAGAAAAGACGCCAAGAAAGGGTACCGAGGGGACAAGTGTAA
- the panC gene encoding pantoate--beta-alanine ligase: MHVITDIEAMRHYRQGQEGKKIGFVPTMGALHAGHLSLIEQARTECEAVIISIFVNPLQFGPNEDFEKYPRELKRDIALAEGAGADVVFAPTQTEMYPRPLVTQVVVAEITERLCGASRPGHFTGVTTVVSKLFHIVQPTHAYFGLKDAQQVAVIERMVEDLHFPLEIVPCPTVREEDGLALSSRNRYLSKQEREQAPILYQALTRAEANLLQGKYKSSAHLEEDVRTHITSQPLAQIEYVEALTYPDLTPLTDLHSPLILLLAVRFGDTRLIDNILLNKGEQ, encoded by the coding sequence ATGCACGTCATAACAGACATTGAAGCGATGCGCCACTATCGACAAGGTCAGGAAGGAAAGAAGATCGGCTTCGTTCCAACGATGGGGGCTCTGCATGCGGGGCATCTTAGCTTAATAGAACAGGCTCGGACAGAATGTGAAGCTGTCATCATATCGATTTTTGTTAATCCATTACAATTTGGGCCCAATGAAGATTTTGAAAAGTATCCACGTGAGCTTAAGCGAGATATTGCGTTGGCAGAGGGAGCAGGAGCTGATGTTGTCTTCGCTCCTACACAAACTGAGATGTACCCTCGCCCCTTGGTAACGCAAGTGGTAGTTGCTGAGATTACCGAACGTTTGTGTGGGGCAAGTCGACCTGGACACTTTACTGGGGTTACTACAGTAGTCAGTAAGTTATTTCATATCGTCCAACCTACCCATGCTTATTTCGGTTTAAAAGATGCACAACAAGTAGCTGTCATCGAACGTATGGTGGAGGATCTACACTTCCCACTCGAAATCGTTCCATGTCCAACGGTTCGAGAAGAAGATGGTTTGGCTCTTAGTTCCCGCAATCGCTATTTATCCAAGCAGGAGCGTGAACAAGCTCCTATTCTCTATCAAGCTTTAACAAGAGCAGAAGCTAATTTGTTGCAAGGGAAATACAAATCAAGCGCTCATTTAGAAGAAGATGTTCGTACTCATATTACCAGCCAACCTTTGGCACAAATCGAATATGTAGAAGCTCTTACCTACCCAGATCTTACTCCGCTCACCGACTTGCATTCACCTCTGATCTTGTTGTTAGCGGTTCGCTTCGGTGATACGCGGTTGATTGATAACATTTTACTCAATAAAGGAGAGCAATAA
- the dapB gene encoding 4-hydroxy-tetrahydrodipicolinate reductase, whose amino-acid sequence MAMIRVAVAGASGRMGQETVKMIVGAKEFELVSGISRTYAGREVGDVLGVSSVKAPFYETVEEAIHMSAPDVLVDFTTPDSVQAHMKIALEAGVRPVIGTSGLADTTIAEMSDLASEHGIGAIIAPNFAIGAVLMMMFAQKAARYFPDVEIMEMHHDRKLDAPSGTAIKTADLIKGSRTEKRQGHPEEKEVMLGARGAYSDGFRIHSIRLPGLVAHQEVIFGAAGQLLSIRHDSFQRESFMPGVHMAIQEVMKLDHLVYGLEHLLDL is encoded by the coding sequence ATGGCTATGATTCGAGTTGCTGTCGCAGGTGCAAGTGGCCGTATGGGCCAGGAAACTGTAAAGATGATTGTCGGTGCTAAAGAGTTTGAGCTAGTAAGTGGAATATCGCGCACGTATGCGGGAAGAGAAGTAGGAGACGTTTTGGGAGTATCATCTGTTAAAGCCCCCTTTTATGAGACGGTGGAAGAAGCGATACATATGAGTGCTCCTGATGTACTGGTCGATTTTACAACGCCGGACTCTGTGCAGGCCCACATGAAAATAGCACTGGAAGCCGGAGTGCGTCCCGTGATTGGGACGAGTGGATTAGCGGATACTACGATTGCTGAGATGTCAGATCTGGCGAGCGAGCACGGTATCGGTGCAATTATTGCTCCCAACTTTGCCATTGGTGCTGTGCTCATGATGATGTTCGCGCAAAAAGCAGCACGTTATTTTCCCGATGTAGAAATTATGGAGATGCATCATGATCGTAAGTTGGACGCACCATCGGGAACGGCCATAAAAACCGCTGATTTAATTAAAGGGAGTCGGACTGAAAAGAGACAGGGTCATCCGGAAGAAAAAGAAGTGATGTTAGGGGCTCGTGGAGCATATAGCGATGGATTCCGTATCCATAGTATACGTCTCCCAGGGTTGGTCGCACACCAAGAGGTCATATTCGGAGCGGCTGGTCAGTTGCTCTCTATCCGACATGATTCCTTCCAACGAGAATCGTTTATGCCGGGCGTGCACATGGCCATTCAAGAAGTGATGAAATTAGATCACCTAGTGTACGGGTTAGAACATCTTTTAGATTTATAA
- a CDS encoding nucleotide pyrophosphohydrolase → MSENKTMQEMQEEVDQYISQFQEGYFQPLSMLARMTEEVGELAREVNHRFGEKPKKETEEASSLESELGDLLFITLCFANSQKIDLEKAFTNVMKKYQTRDKDRWTRIEG, encoded by the coding sequence ATGAGTGAAAATAAGACGATGCAAGAGATGCAAGAAGAGGTAGATCAGTACATCAGCCAATTTCAGGAAGGTTACTTTCAACCTTTATCTATGTTAGCTCGTATGACAGAAGAAGTAGGGGAGCTAGCGCGTGAAGTAAATCATCGTTTTGGAGAAAAACCAAAGAAAGAAACAGAAGAAGCGAGTAGCCTCGAGTCCGAATTAGGTGATCTGCTATTTATTACGCTCTGTTTCGCCAACTCGCAAAAGATTGATCTAGAGAAAGCCTTTACGAATGTAATGAAAAAGTATCAAACACGTGATAAGGATAGATGGACGCGTATCGAAGGATAA
- the panB gene encoding 3-methyl-2-oxobutanoate hydroxymethyltransferase, producing MTSKRKKVTTRTLRKMKVEQSPITMLTAYDYPSAKLADQAGAEMILVGDSLGMVVLGYDSTVPVTLDDMVHHTKAVARGSKHSFICSDLPFLTAHLGREDVLRAAGRLVQEAGAHAVKMEGGIEIIEGIRACIQAGIPVVGHLGLTPQSVHQLGGYRIQGRDLASAREIVANAKLLEEAGICALVLECVPAEVAQEVSATIDVPTIGIGAGRHCDGQVLVYHDLLQYGSDIHPSFVKTYADLGEQAVKGMKQFIEEVRAGVFPGPEHSSHLSEEVVEGLYGAKKEGSAPCTS from the coding sequence ATGACAAGCAAACGAAAAAAGGTAACCACTCGAACATTGCGCAAAATGAAAGTGGAACAATCACCTATTACGATGTTAACAGCTTATGATTACCCCTCAGCCAAATTGGCAGACCAAGCAGGAGCGGAAATGATTCTAGTGGGGGATTCCTTGGGTATGGTGGTACTCGGGTACGATTCAACGGTACCGGTTACGTTAGATGATATGGTACACCATACCAAGGCCGTAGCACGCGGCAGTAAACACTCCTTTATCTGTTCTGATCTTCCATTTTTAACTGCTCACTTGGGGCGGGAAGACGTGCTGCGGGCAGCTGGACGATTGGTACAAGAAGCTGGCGCTCACGCGGTGAAAATGGAGGGGGGCATCGAGATCATCGAGGGAATACGCGCTTGTATACAAGCGGGCATTCCGGTGGTCGGTCATCTAGGCTTAACTCCACAATCCGTACACCAGCTTGGAGGATATCGAATACAGGGACGTGATCTCGCATCAGCACGTGAAATTGTGGCCAACGCAAAACTTTTAGAGGAAGCGGGAATCTGCGCGCTCGTCTTAGAATGTGTCCCTGCTGAGGTTGCACAAGAGGTGTCTGCAACGATCGACGTACCGACGATCGGCATTGGAGCTGGTCGTCACTGTGATGGACAGGTACTTGTATACCACGATCTCCTGCAATACGGAAGCGATATTCATCCCTCCTTTGTCAAGACGTATGCCGATTTGGGTGAGCAGGCGGTAAAAGGCATGAAGCAATTCATCGAGGAAGTGCGTGCTGGAGTATTCCCGGGCCCCGAGCATTCTTCACACTTATCAGAGGAAGTAGTCGAAGGTTTATATGGAGCAAAAAAAGAGGGGAGCGCCCCATGCACGTCATAA
- a CDS encoding DUF1405 domain-containing protein translates to MLLTSSWRNLLQLLEQRWFIWSLFLINLLGSIYGFYWYKAQLIATDSWLNLFVPDSPTASLAFTFVLLLFALGKRNPLLEAFAAVTLFKYGIWAVLIIILGTAMGSGSFFSNLHWTDWMLSFSHLGMALQALLYVRLYTFRWSHLVWVGCWTLLNDLLDYGWNIHPWLPSVLYSHIPFIATLTTLLSVISLMIFATFHLYFKKSRSFSSLVK, encoded by the coding sequence ATGTTACTAACATCATCTTGGCGTAACCTTTTACAACTATTAGAACAGCGCTGGTTTATATGGAGTCTGTTTCTGATCAATCTACTGGGTTCCATATACGGGTTCTACTGGTACAAAGCACAGTTGATTGCAACAGATTCATGGTTAAACTTATTTGTACCAGATAGTCCGACAGCTTCACTGGCGTTTACCTTTGTTCTACTCCTATTCGCTTTGGGCAAACGCAACCCACTACTGGAAGCGTTTGCTGCTGTTACACTATTTAAATACGGGATTTGGGCAGTTTTGATCATTATCCTTGGAACTGCGATGGGCTCAGGCTCTTTCTTTTCCAATCTACATTGGACAGATTGGATGTTATCTTTTTCTCACCTAGGAATGGCGCTACAAGCCCTTTTATATGTACGCTTGTATACATTCCGCTGGTCTCATCTAGTATGGGTTGGGTGTTGGACACTTCTGAATGACCTGCTGGATTATGGGTGGAATATTCATCCTTGGTTACCTTCCGTTCTTTATTCCCATATTCCTTTTATTGCCACTCTCACTACTCTGCTCAGTGTGATCTCACTGATGATCTTTGCCACGTTTCACCTATATTTTAAGAAAAGCCGTTCATTCTCTTCTCTAGTAAAATAG
- a CDS encoding YitT family protein: MKLQNWKKIAYDMFFIVIGSLIFSIGINNFALTNGLAEGGFTGLAIFLYYVFGFSPGIVILLLNIPLLFIGYKVLGKRTFIYTIIGIAMVSVNLEVTKNFSDLGKLSDDLLLAALYTGVCVGAGLGLIFRVGATTGGVDIIARLMNKYHDWSIGKTMFLFDSCVIAINAFEIGREKTMYTMVAVFIGSRVVDLVIEGMSSSKAVTIISNSAVAISNKITVEMDRGITLLKGRGGYTGMDKEVLYVVVSRNELPRLKQLINGVDAQAFVVVHDVKDVLGEGFSFERT, translated from the coding sequence ATGAAACTACAAAACTGGAAAAAAATAGCCTATGATATGTTTTTTATAGTCATCGGATCCTTGATTTTTTCCATCGGAATTAATAACTTTGCCTTGACGAATGGATTAGCAGAAGGCGGTTTTACTGGACTGGCCATCTTTTTATATTATGTATTTGGGTTCTCACCTGGGATTGTTATCCTATTGCTTAACATCCCCCTACTCTTTATTGGTTACAAAGTATTGGGGAAACGTACTTTTATCTATACCATCATTGGGATTGCCATGGTCTCTGTTAACCTGGAGGTTACAAAAAACTTTTCTGATCTAGGTAAATTAAGTGATGACCTTCTCCTTGCAGCTCTGTATACAGGCGTGTGTGTGGGTGCTGGTTTGGGATTGATCTTCCGTGTAGGGGCCACTACGGGCGGCGTAGACATTATTGCGCGTCTCATGAACAAGTATCACGACTGGAGCATTGGGAAAACCATGTTCTTATTTGACTCCTGTGTTATTGCGATTAATGCCTTTGAAATTGGACGCGAAAAAACGATGTATACCATGGTGGCTGTCTTTATTGGATCACGTGTAGTTGACCTTGTGATTGAAGGGATGAGTTCCTCAAAAGCAGTTACGATTATTTCTAACTCTGCTGTCGCTATTTCTAATAAAATCACAGTGGAAATGGATCGGGGTATTACCCTTCTCAAAGGACGTGGCGGCTATACAGGAATGGATAAAGAGGTTCTCTATGTGGTCGTGAGCCGCAATGAGCTCCCCCGTTTAAAACAACTGATCAATGGTGTGGATGCTCAAGCGTTTGTTGTAGTCCATGATGTAAAAGATGTACTCGGGGAAGGATTTTCCTTTGAACGAACATAG